A window of Mucilaginibacter sp. PAMC 26640 contains these coding sequences:
- a CDS encoding glutamine synthetase codes for MATKLEYIWLDGYKPTQSLRSKTKIVKSFSGNVEDLDNWSFDGSSTEQAPGGSSDCVLKPVFACPDPQRRDAYLVMCEVLDSSGAAHESNGRALIQDDDNDFWFGFEQEYFLWDPETNKPLGFPAGGYPGPQGPYYCSVGANNAYGRDIVEEHLDACLDAGLNVEGINAEVAAGQWEFQIFAKGAKEAGDQIWVARYLLERIGEAHGVSINWHCKPLGTLDWNGSGMHANFSNTTLRTANSKATFETICEAFRPAVAECVAVYGAHNELRLTGKHETASITDFSYGVSDRGASIRIPLYTVDHDWSGYLEDRRPNSAADPYKVAAVIIKTVKSAKL; via the coding sequence ATGGCAACAAAACTCGAGTACATCTGGCTTGATGGGTACAAACCGACACAAAGCTTACGTAGTAAAACAAAAATTGTTAAATCTTTCAGCGGTAATGTAGAAGATTTAGATAACTGGAGCTTTGACGGTTCATCAACCGAGCAGGCGCCAGGTGGTTCTTCTGATTGCGTTTTGAAGCCGGTTTTTGCATGCCCTGATCCACAACGCAGAGATGCTTACCTGGTGATGTGCGAAGTGTTGGATTCTTCAGGTGCTGCACATGAATCTAATGGTCGTGCACTTATTCAGGATGATGATAACGATTTCTGGTTTGGTTTTGAACAGGAGTACTTTTTATGGGATCCTGAAACAAATAAACCACTTGGTTTTCCGGCAGGCGGCTACCCTGGCCCACAAGGTCCATACTATTGTTCGGTAGGTGCAAACAACGCTTATGGCCGCGATATTGTTGAAGAGCATTTAGATGCATGCTTAGACGCAGGCTTGAACGTAGAAGGTATCAATGCTGAGGTTGCTGCAGGCCAGTGGGAATTTCAGATCTTCGCTAAAGGCGCTAAAGAAGCAGGTGACCAAATTTGGGTTGCACGTTACTTACTGGAAAGAATTGGTGAGGCACATGGCGTATCAATTAACTGGCATTGCAAACCGTTGGGTACTTTAGACTGGAACGGTTCTGGTATGCATGCAAACTTCTCTAACACAACGTTACGTACCGCAAACAGCAAAGCTACTTTCGAAACTATTTGCGAGGCTTTCCGCCCTGCAGTAGCTGAGTGTGTTGCTGTATATGGTGCGCATAACGAGTTACGTTTAACCGGTAAGCACGAAACCGCCTCTATTACCGATTTTAGCTACGGTGTATCTGATCGTGGCGCTTCTATCCGTATCCCGCTTTACACAGTTGATCACGACTGGAGTGGTTACCTGGAAGATCGTCGTCCAAACTCGGCAGCAGATCCATATAAAGTTGCAGCTGTAATTATCAAAACGGTAAAATCTGCAAAATTATAA
- a CDS encoding glutamine synthetase gives MNQDQVVAYIKENNITKIKFAFADIDGVLRGKVISTKKFLAGLKTGYGFCDVVFGWDNTDACYDNVKLTGWHTGYPDKLCYIDLNTLRNVPWQDNIPFFLADYSGPYGNTVPADPRSLLKKIIGECKALGYHAEFAQEFEWFNFKETPHSLQVKGFANLEALTPGMFGYSILRTSQNSAFYYDLFNLLTQFNIPIEGIHTETGPGVYEAAIEHCEVLAAADKAVLFKTAVKEISAIHGITATFMAKWNQDLPGCSGHIHQSLWSEDCTENLFYDGTDPNKMSELHKQYLAGQLYCMPHLLPMYAPTINSYKRLVEGAWAPTTITWGVDNRTTALRVINTSIGNTRLETRIPGSDTNPYLAIAAALASGLYGIKNKLKLDIAPTVGNGYLNKSNGSLHTNLFDAATAMQNSATAKDLFGEEFVYHFTQTRLWEHRQYAKSVSDWELKRYFEII, from the coding sequence ATGAACCAGGATCAAGTAGTTGCTTACATCAAAGAAAATAACATAACTAAAATAAAATTTGCTTTTGCAGATATTGATGGCGTTTTGCGTGGGAAAGTGATCAGTACAAAAAAATTTCTTGCCGGACTAAAAACTGGCTATGGTTTTTGCGATGTGGTTTTTGGTTGGGACAATACAGATGCCTGCTATGATAACGTAAAGTTAACCGGCTGGCACACCGGTTACCCGGATAAACTTTGTTACATAGATCTGAATACTTTACGCAACGTGCCGTGGCAGGATAATATTCCCTTCTTTCTGGCAGATTACAGCGGCCCTTATGGTAATACTGTGCCAGCCGACCCGCGCAGCCTGTTGAAAAAAATAATCGGCGAATGTAAAGCACTGGGCTATCACGCCGAATTTGCACAGGAGTTTGAGTGGTTCAATTTTAAAGAAACTCCGCATAGCTTACAGGTAAAAGGTTTTGCCAACCTGGAAGCGCTAACGCCGGGTATGTTTGGTTATTCTATTTTACGAACATCTCAAAACAGTGCATTTTACTACGATCTTTTCAATCTGCTAACACAGTTTAATATACCGATAGAAGGCATTCATACAGAAACAGGCCCCGGGGTTTATGAGGCTGCTATTGAGCATTGCGAAGTTTTGGCGGCTGCCGATAAGGCCGTTTTGTTTAAAACAGCAGTTAAGGAAATTTCTGCAATACACGGTATTACTGCAACCTTTATGGCCAAATGGAACCAGGATCTCCCTGGCTGCAGCGGGCATATTCACCAAAGCCTTTGGAGCGAAGATTGTACCGAGAATTTGTTTTATGATGGTACCGATCCTAACAAAATGAGCGAATTGCACAAACAGTACCTGGCTGGTCAGTTGTATTGCATGCCGCATCTGCTACCGATGTATGCGCCAACCATCAATAGCTATAAACGGCTGGTAGAAGGTGCCTGGGCACCAACAACCATAACCTGGGGTGTAGATAACCGCACAACAGCATTGAGAGTTATCAATACGTCGATCGGGAATACCCGGCTGGAAACCCGCATACCAGGTTCAGATACAAATCCATACCTCGCTATCGCAGCAGCGCTTGCATCAGGTTTATACGGTATCAAAAACAAACTTAAACTGGATATTGCTCCAACCGTAGGAAATGGTTACCTAAATAAATCCAACGGCAGCCTCCATACCAACCTGTTCGATGCGGCAACAGCTATGCAAAATTCTGCAACTGCCAAAGATCTGTTTGGCGAAGAATTCGTATACCACTTTACGCAAACCCGCCTATGGGAACACAGGCAGTACGCAAAAAGTGTTAGCGATTGGGAATTGAAACGGTATTTCGAAATAATTTAG